From a region of the Luteolibacter arcticus genome:
- a CDS encoding class I SAM-dependent methyltransferase — MAARFPGWRFTAVEPSGAMLDHCRKKATEAGIVDRCECHEGYLDSLVG; from the coding sequence TTGGCCGCCAGGTTTCCCGGCTGGCGATTCACCGCGGTCGAACCCTCGGGTGCCATGCTCGATCACTGCCGGAAGAAAGCGACCGAAGCGGGGATTGTGGATCGTTGCGAGTGTCATGAGGGCTATCTCGACTCGCTGGTCGGATAG